The Microaerobacter geothermalis nucleotide sequence GAGAATGAAGGGTCCTTTTAAAGATCTGTTAGATTTCTGCATGAGAATCAACCAGAGGTCGTGCAACAAAAAATCGATAGAATGTCTGATCTTGTCTGGCGCCTTTGATTCTTTACCTGGGCATCGGGCTCAGAAACTAGCGTCCCTGGAAGAAATGATTCAATTCTCCCACAATTGGAAGAAAAAGCAGCTATTAGACCAGATGATTCTGTTTGATGAAGAAACCAGCGGTTTTCCAGTTCTTTACGAAGATATCCCTCCTTTTTCAAAAAGAGAAGAATTGACCCATGAAAGAGAATTATTAGGATTATATCTATCGGGACATCCTTTGGACAATTATTCGAAAATCACTAGAGATTTTGACTCTATACACCATCTTCACGAGAAGAAGGATGGCGAATGGGTGAAAGTGGCGGGACTGGTATTAGAAGTAAAATCCATCACCACGAAAAAAGGAGAAAAGATGGCCTTTCTTCTTCTGGAGGATAAAATGGGCCAGGTAGAGGTAACCATTTTTCCAAGGGAATATCAAAAAAATCAACATGTGCTAAATCGGGATGTTCCACTCATTGTTGAAGGGCGGGTTCATCATACAGAGGAAACGGTAAAAATAACTGCAAATCGCCTTTTCTCATTGGAAGAAAAGCAGAAAGAGCTGTTTGTTCGAATTCCCAAGGATTTGAAACAGACTGAGTCCCTACGTAAACTTCAACAATTATTAAAGCAGCAGGAAAAAGGGAATGTTCCCATCTATCTGTACTATGAGATGACAGGAAAGGTAAGAAGGTTGTCGCCTGATTATGACATTCAATTAAGTCCGCGTCTGGTTGAGAAAGTGGAAGAAATTCTCGGAAAGGGGGCAGCAGTAGTGAGAATCATCTAAAAAATGGCCTTTTACACAAATATACCATTTGATATAATGTAGGGAGTGGAGTGGTCTGACCACTTTTTACACATAGTCTAATCATAAGAAATGTCATAAACCTCCTTTTTGATTTATCAAGTATGGAGGTTAATAAAAGGAGTGAGGGTTTTGTCTACGTTGCGTGAAGAATCTCTGGAACTTCATCGGATTCATCAAGGAAAACTTGGGGTAAAATCAAAAGTTTCAATCAAAAATGCGAAAGATCTAAGTCTAGCTTATTCACCCGGTGTTGCAGAACCATGTAAAGAAATTCATGTTGATCCTACAAAGGTATATGAATATACCATTAAAGGAAATCTTGTGGCTGTGGTGTCAGATGGCACCGCTGTGTTGGGTTTAGGAAATATCGGCCCGGAAGCGGCCATGCCGGTTATGGAAGGAAAGGCTCTCTTATTCAAAGCCTTTGCAGGGGTAGATTCCTTTCCTATCTGTCTAAAAACAACAAATGTTGATGAAATTGTAGAAACGGTCAAGCGCTTAGAACCCAGCTTTGGAGGAGTCAACCTTGAGGATATCGCAGCTCCAAATTGTTTTGAGATTGAAGAACGATTGAAAAAAGAGGTGAATATCCCTGTTTTTCACGATGATCAGCATGGAACGGCCATTGTTACGGCAGCAGGATTGATCAATGCTTTAAAAGTGGTCAATAAAAAAATGGAAGACATTCATGTTGTAGCCAATGGCGCTGGCGCTGCAGGCATCGCGATTATTAAACTTCTTCTTTCCATGGGTGTAAAAGATGTGATCATGTGTGATACCAAAGGAACCATTTTTGAAGGAAGAGACTATGGTATGAACCCTGTGAAAGAGGAGATTGCCAGGATCACCAATCGGAATAAAATTAAGGGAACGTTAGCTGATGCCATGAAAGGGGCTGACGTCTTTATTGGAGTTTCCGTAGCTGGAGCCGTTACTCCAGGGATGATTCAGTCGATGAATAGAGATCCGATTATTTTTGCGATGGCCAATCCGGTGCCGGAAATCATGCCGGATGAAGCCAAAGCTGCCGGAGCAGCTGTTATAGGGACCGGACGTTCCGATTTTCCTAACCAGGTGAATAACGTTTTAGCGTTTCCAGGACTGTTTAGAGGCGCATTGGATACTTACGCAACAGACATCAATGAAGAGATGAAATTGGCTGCCGTTTATGCCATTGCTGGATTGATTCAAGACGATGAGTTGCATGCGGACTACGTCATACCTGCTCCATTTGATAGCCGGGTGGCTCCTGCGGTTGCCGCTGCGGTGGCTAAAGCAGCAATGGACACAGGGGTAGCCCGAAAAACGGTTGATCCTCAGGATGTTCTAAGGAGAACAAAAGAATTGGCCAGCATCGAATAATTTAGAAGTGGAAACTAACTTTGATATGAAAATAATTCCCTCCCGGGTCATACTGATCTAAAAATGTCAAGTGCTTGGTATCAATTTCCAGATAAAAATGGGTATAGGGATGCCCGGGATAATCGTTGTAAATGTTTCCAGTAGTTATGATGCAGTATTCTTCTGAACTTCGTAT carries:
- a CDS encoding NAD(P)-dependent malic enzyme — encoded protein: MSTLREESLELHRIHQGKLGVKSKVSIKNAKDLSLAYSPGVAEPCKEIHVDPTKVYEYTIKGNLVAVVSDGTAVLGLGNIGPEAAMPVMEGKALLFKAFAGVDSFPICLKTTNVDEIVETVKRLEPSFGGVNLEDIAAPNCFEIEERLKKEVNIPVFHDDQHGTAIVTAAGLINALKVVNKKMEDIHVVANGAGAAGIAIIKLLLSMGVKDVIMCDTKGTIFEGRDYGMNPVKEEIARITNRNKIKGTLADAMKGADVFIGVSVAGAVTPGMIQSMNRDPIIFAMANPVPEIMPDEAKAAGAAVIGTGRSDFPNQVNNVLAFPGLFRGALDTYATDINEEMKLAAVYAIAGLIQDDELHADYVIPAPFDSRVAPAVAAAVAKAAMDTGVARKTVDPQDVLRRTKELASIE